DNA from Palaemon carinicauda isolate YSFRI2023 chromosome 23, ASM3689809v2, whole genome shotgun sequence:
AAGGAAATTGACCTGATTCGCTTTTCTTTTAAGGCACGGCTTTTTCATTATCCCCAATCTTAAAACTAGACTGCTTTCTAATTCTAAAACCGTATGTGGTTATTCCTGTCAacctgtctattaaatttcttattcccgatgtagatatttatctctggcaacgtcgttcaattagtttgttatgcatgttgcatgagattttccataattctgaccatcctttgcattcagatcttctcagatagtaccatcctgttcgtaataataggcacgcaaacttggttcatatttttgtgtatgaaaatccacgccaattaatacatgttaaggtcaaaggtcaaggtcgagaaatacactaccgcgacggaggtctgcgctctactaagtgcccttctagttttaaaAGTCAagcctctccatcataaggctcaactgTACACGGTGTTCTTTACGTTTTTTTTCCAGttataaccagattgtggaatgatcttccttatcaggctgttgaatcggtggaacctcaaaagttcaaacttccagtgaatgtttttatgtagaacaggctgacatacagtATCTAGTAAGTCTCTTGTTAtaccatagtttatttatgaaagatctattttaattaagttgctgttcttaaaatgttttatattgtttattactcctccatgttggaccctttgggcttatagcatcctgcttttccaactagagctgtagcttataatgatgataataataatacattaaaaccGTCTGTGGTTATACCTGTCCACAAGATATATAATCTGTAACTAACATGGACAATTTCAGATTCATCTTATCCCTCCGCAGGGTGATAGTAACATCAGTACGCCTCACGCTGTATATTGTAAGCATTACTAAATGGGGTTTGGAGTGTCCCTTCGGCCCctaactgcacccactttttagtcttTCGCTGTACGTCCAATCCTACTTTACTTGTTCCATTTTCTGTTTAACCTAATTTAAATTCGACTCCACATTACAACTCAGGATTTTCCCTAATAATACTCAGCGTCGAATTGCCTCCTCAGCCCCAGCAACTGGCCATGTGACGTCCTATTCATCCCACTAAATCCAAGTCCTTTTCATCCCACTAAATCCAAGTCCTATTCATCCAGGAAATCGAGATTGGATAATTACTTCGTCGTTCAGTAGTGTTGTTTAGGATATCACCTTCggaaaattaaatacataaaatGGATCTGAATACTAACTGTTACACAGACCACTGGGTACCCTGGGATCGGGTCTGGGGCAGCATGTGTGACGTCATAATCTCTCAGGGATATGACGACTGGTCTCGATGGGAAAGTAACATCAGCCACGATGTTCATCTcctgttgaacaaaaaaaaaaaaaaaaaaaaaaaaaaaattataagtaaataaaaagagGTTTCCTTCCTGCTAGTGTCATCTGCTTTAATGTTTATCAGAGTAAGTCTAGTTAATTCCATTGAAATTGATTTGGTTCCAATTTAACTGCGCCAGGATTAATTGGTTCAATTTAATCAACTGTGTTGATTTCAAGCTTGTTGGTTACGTTTATTCTTAATCTTAGCAGCAGTATTAATCACTTTTCCACCAATTCTGATAAATAACCAGTACTTGAAatactcaagtttttttttcattgtatttattatttttaatcttacaTAACAGCAGTATCAATCAATATTCCTGTAAATTCTAATTAAATCCTAACTTCTTGAAATTAGCAATTTCTCACCTCAATGTAGACAATAATCTTAGGGCCTATGATATCCACGTTCGAAGAGGATCCGTGGAGGGGCTTGAGATGGAGAGTGAAGGACTCCCTGTTCTCCTTCAGCGCATCCCCGAGCACCACCACTCCCACGTCGAGTCGGGAAATGTTTGGAGCAAAAACCAAGTCTGAAGTAACATACTGTAGAGCTTAGGGTTTGAATACAGTGTAGATAAATTGGTTATGAATGTGTCTACACTATTCACCATGTTGGAATATCAACATTAGTGTCAGTGCGgaaacatacagtatactgtatgttatgtgtatatatatatatatatatatatatatatatatatatatatatatatatatatatatatatatatatatataaatatatatagtatgtgtatatgcaaaatatataggtatatatattatatatatatatatatatatatatatatattatgtgtatatgcaaaatatatatgtatatatatatatgtatgtatgtatgtatgtatgtgtatatatacacacacacatctatatatatatatatatatatatatatatatatatatatatatatgagtgtgtgtgtgtgtgtgtgtgtgaatgtatatacgaTTGAATTCATGCGTTTTCAAGTATTTAGCTTTAATTGAAAAGTGAACAGTTATCGTATGTACTTGTGAAAAAAGGCTTAATTGACGAAATCATCTATTGAGATTAAATTGTAGGTGTTGTCCCTCTGATTGTCCGTCTTTTCAAGCATTTATTTAAAGCTATACTCATGATTTTCTTTCTGTACTTTTTCTCCGTCATTATTACAGTGAGAGATGATTTAATAGATCTATATGAAAAATGTCACGATTAATTATGTAGGGTTAAACATTTGAAAAAGGGGGTTGCTTAgctcggcattattattattattattattattattattattattattattattattattattattattattattaattgctaagctacaaccatagttggaaaagcaaaatgctataaacccaggggctccaacagggaaaatagcccagtagggaaaggaaacaaggaaaaataaaatacttaaagaccagtgacattaaaaaaaatatctcctatataaactatgaaaactaacaaaacaagaggaagagaaataggatagaatattgtgcccgagtgtacccttaagcaagagaactctaacccaagacagaggaagaccatgatacagaggctatgggtaATAATATTCTACCATTTAACCTGTCTTCTAGATATGCACTTACCCTTACTGACGCCGTAATAGTCTTGACCTGACGTAGCTGACCCATCCTTGGTGTGAACTTGAACTTGAACTTCGAGTGTCAAATCTCCCCCTCGCACTATCCACACATTTACGGTTTTTTGCTGGCCTGGGGTCGCGGGTTCGTCCACGCTCATTCGTAGCTGTTCGAATTGCAGCGTTGATTCTGGCCAAGAGAAATATACGAAACTGGTCTTgacgtttctattattattattattattattattattattattattattattattattattaaatgctaagctacaactcttgttggaaaagcagaatgctatgaggccgggggccccaacagggaaaataacccagtgaggaaaggaaataaggaagaatagaatattttatgaatattaacattaaaataaatatttcttatataaaccatggaaaaggagaatgctatgatcccaggggctccaacagggaaaatagcccagtgaggaaaggaaataaggaagaataaaatattttaagaaaagtaacaactttagaataaatatttcatatataaaccataaaaattcaacaaaacaagaggaagagaaactagatagaagagtgtaccctcaagcaagagaacttgagaTGTTTGCCAGATTTGCATTTTTATTCtaaggcagtttttttttattgtaggaatatatataagtatgatggAAAGCAGAATTGCAAACGTAAGAACAACTTGTAAAGACATTATTTCGCGCTTTCTTTAAAAATGTACGACTGTAAAGTTTATGTAAAGAAGGGGAGATCAGTAGATTATTATCGGTACATTTCAATTTCATTAGTGAGTTTCCTATTTTATTTATTGCAAATCTGCGGTGGGTAAAGGAGGATACGTAAAAAGTGGGTAGATGTAAAtggtatgtatattgtatattattattaaaattattattattattattattattattattattattatattatttattattatcattattattagcaaaggtaaaaccctagttggaaaatcaggatgctataagcccaaggactccaacagggataaatagcccagttagggaaggatataaataaactataggagaaggattgagtaattcaaataaaatattttagaaacagtaacaacattaaaactgagcttttgtatataaactataacaagagactTTTGTCAACcggttcaacaaaaacatttgctgcaagttcgaacttttgaagttctactgatacttAATCACTGATAAACTCTTTTATctgtctaacacacacacacacacacatatatatatatatacatataaattgtatatatatatacatatatatatatatatatatatatatatatatatatatatatatatatatatatatataatgtgtgtgtgtgtgtgtgtgtgtgtatacagtatacatacatatatatatatatatatatatatatatatatatatatatatatatatatgtgtgtgtgtgtgggtatatatatatatatatatatatatatatatatatatatatatgtatatgtatatatatatatatgtatgtgtgtgtttatacataaataattactCACTGTCAGCTTCGTCTTTAATGGTAACCACTGTAGTATTCTTCGGTCCCAATAATGCACCGTTTGCAGTTTCAGAAAATGCTGATCCCAAGACCAACTTGAGAGTCTCGTCCTTTTCGTGTTTATGATCATTCACTAAAATGACTCGACACGGCCTCTCTTTTTCGCCTGGGAGAAATATTAAGGTTATTCATCATGAGTTCCTACCATGTTATTAATTTTCAAAAACTGTTTGCTTGACAAAATAAATTCAAGGTTAAATGGATTAGTTAccaaaaaaattatgttaaagaaaatgAATTCTAACAAAAACTGTTTGCTTGACAAAATAAATTCAAGGTTAAATGGATTAGTTAccaaaaaaattatgttaaagaaaatgAATTCTAACAAAAACTGTTTGCTTGACGAAATAAATTCAAGGTTAAATGGATTAGTTAccaaaaaaattatgttaaagaaaatgAATTCTAACAAAAACTGtttgcttgacaaaaaaaaatcaaggttaAATGGGTAAGTTtccaaataaatattgataaagaaaatggATTCTATGAAAGAAAACATATTCAAATTTATGGTAAACTAAAATAGATAATCTTCAAGGTTACACTTCATGCAGGATAATGAGCGGGATTATCAAAGTTCATATCTATAATTCTAGGATATTTGTTTAAAATTATTCGAATAATTATTATGACTTCATGAAAAGATAATTTTTAGAACCCAGCATTAAAAGTTAGGAAACAATTGATGTGTTAATTGGGTTCATTCACTCTAATCCGTTATTTTAGGTCTAGTGGATTTCGAAGCACAACAGCCATTGTAAGAGTATAATTTCTTGCTTGTTGAATTAAGAAGTACGCATTATTCAAACCTACTAACCAAAGAATTGCTTGACCCACCTGGTTCAAAATGTACAAGGGACGCATTAGTGTCAGGTCTTTCGTCGAAGTCCAGGGCCACTTCTGCTGTGTCTTGGCGTGTGTAACATCTAAAacatataaaaagtaatttttcatCCTTAAATTTTTATGCAAAGTATATCCACGTCAGGTTTGTTTAAGGGCAGATTAAATGAAAATCTGATTCAGGAgatacacaagcacacaaacataattatatatatatatatatatatatatatatatatatatatatatatatatatatatgtagcctatatatatatatatatgtatatatatatatatacatatatatatatatatatatatatatacatacatatatatatttatatatatatacatatatatatatatatatatatatatatatatatatatataatatttatatatatatatatatatatatacatatatatatatatatatatatatatattatatattgatatatttatatatatatgcatgtatgtatatatatatatataaatatatacatacacacacatacatacatacatgcatgtaatatatatatatatatatatatatatatatatatatatatatatatatatacacatacatatatatgcatacacacacaaacatacatgcatgtaGTGTACGTGTGTGgtcgtatatatgtaaatataatataatctatatatatatatatatatatacatatatatatatacatatatatagatagatagattgagttATAACTCGGATCTACTCCAGAAAAAAACTTTTCCAACCTTCTACCTTCCAGTAAGTTTTTCCGAATGATATTGCTAGCCCTAAGGCCTTCCTCACCCTGGATGTGATTCACTACAGCTAACAAATTTCTTGGTATATTATTGAATGCGTATTCCAACGCTATCTGCTGGGATTAATTTTGGATGCCTTGATGGGTAAATcagattacacacaaacacacacacacacatacatatatatatatatatatatatatatatatatatatatatatatatatatgtgtgtgtgtgtgtgtcgataaatatatgaatagatgGACATGCAGGCCAGTGCCTGCGTTCATTAAAGAGTGTactaaaaagattctctctctctctccctctctctctctctctctctctctctctctctctctctctctctctctctctctctctcttacctgacGGATGCGGCATGCGAGATATCTCCCGACCTCCCAATCCAGGCTATCACTTCTCCATCTCCTTCGTATCCCGAATAAGCTGCAGAGATGAAGTTGAACTTTGGGACTAGAAAGAAAAAATGCACgtgttaaaattttgaaaaagggTCTTTCCTTTCTGAGATGTTTAGTGGGggatttatattatgtatgtatatatatctcccttGGAATAACATATCTTATTCGAAACTTGGTATAATAAGAGTAACTACTCGGGCTGCAGTTTTCCGTCATGGGGACCAGAAATCTGTCGCCCTCGTAACATTTAGGGACCCGTTGGTTACCCCGCGTACTGCGATGTCTGTGTGTATCTgcgttattttaattatctaatttaTCCCTTAGTTCAACTGGCCTTTATCTACTATGTGGCTTGCTTCtcttgcaatttaacattatctcatagCTCTTCTGTTCTGGAAAGTGATACATGTTGCACTACTCTTGTTAGTCGAGTGAGCTAATAAACCGGCAATCATCATTTTCTTGGCCCAGTATCCTCTGTTCTCGCAAAGGCAGCACAGGCAGCGATTACCAACCAGTCATCAGAGGTCGGGCAGAATGATATCTGGCTGTAGTTGTTGCGACATGTTAGTCATATTTCAGAATACTGTACCAAGGCCAGGATTTGAACCTGTGCTTGTGAATTAGTACCAGACGAGGTAGTCAACTTATCTATTCTATTATTACAGATGTATAAGTAGATGTCAGCTCTTCCTTTACAAATATTCCTGACGAAATTTGGTGTTCGTATTTGAACTATAATTCAACCCTTATCCACTACGATAGCTGTTGCTAGGTTTGTATTAAATAATGAGCCAAAATATTGAATTCTGTGGAGCTGTTCTTCAGTGTAGCTGTTCTAGGATAGCTAACTAAATTTAATACTCTTCCCCTCCCAAATCCTTCGGTAATTTATCttacatttttaaaataaataatgaactTACCATACACCTTCTAGAGCCCCAGGTATAATGAATGATTATTATAGAATATTATACTTAAGATCGTAGAGACaagaaatatgatgaaataaagaaaaagtaattatatatactgtatatacatatactgtatactgtgtttGAATGCATAATatgttacgtatgtatatatatatatatatatatatatatatatatatatatatatatatacatatacatatacatatacatactttatatatggtaTTTAGTATGTTACTTTACAATTA
Protein-coding regions in this window:
- the LOC137617666 gene encoding FRAS1-related extracellular matrix protein 2-like; the protein is MSQVVTLTILDDIGFPKLEGEERLLLVLQAPTNASLGHPASATIVISDSHSDLPKFNFISAAYSGYEGDGEVIAWIGRSGDISHAASVRCYTRQDTAEVALDFDERPDTNASLVHFEPGEKERPCRVILVNDHKHEKDETLKLVLGSAFSETANGALLGPKNTTVVTIKDEADKSTLQFEQLRMSVDEPATPGQQKTVNVWIVRGGDLTLEVQVQVHTKDGSATSGQDYYGVSKDLVFAPNISRLDVGVVVLGDALKENRESFTLHLKPLHGSSSNVDIIGPKIIVYIEEMNIVADVTFPSRPVVISLRDYDVTHAAPDPIPGYPVVCVTPCDPKHPDYAKTGPICHHQEINDSLTTFRWQVAAPSGPNDIPEELRDVSSYTVFTDTRGRSLDSLYFSARSRIRCLARAYSNDGDAGLEIGSTIVSVAQDGGLCPPRMQGTFGAEPFTAKMRYTGPDDQDHPNLVRLEVIIPHKDGMIPAISTRKLSHFEMTLSRDGVRIGNHRCSNLLDVHEVRTLHGFLSNETRSPNAVVETEPHQYSSFLRTDATLR